A genomic region of Oryza glaberrima chromosome 1, OglaRS2, whole genome shotgun sequence contains the following coding sequences:
- the LOC127760511 gene encoding aspartic proteinase nepenthesin-1-like, with amino-acid sequence MADRSHAHALAFLVLVVLMPQMASPGKLPRFTMGPRTNKQLRDFFKNHGSDMADLVPSGQGGHEQGGGSSSNGQSQQGGGDSGGGGGGGNQAPATNAGMYVFSYGIGTPPQQVSGALDISSDLVWTACGATAPFNPVRSTTVADVPCTDDACQQFAPQTCGAGAGAGASECAYTYMYGGGGANTTGLLGTEAFTFGDTRIDGVVFGCGLKNVGDFSGVSGVIGLGRGNLSLVSQLQVDRFSYHFAPDDSVDTQSFILFGDDATPQTSHTLSTRLLASDANPSLYYVELAGIQVDGKDLAIPSGTFDLRNKDGSGGVFLSITDLVTVLEEAAYKPLRQAVASKIGLPAVNGSALGLDLCYTGESLAKAKVPSMALVFAGGAVMELELGNYFYMDSTTGLACLTILPSSAGDGSVLGSLIQVGTHMMYDINGSKLVFESLAQAAAPPPSGSSQQTSSKTNQQAGGRRSASAPPPLISPAVFVIHFMLVVVYMFL; translated from the coding sequence ATGGCGGATCGAAGCCATGCCCATGCCCTTGCcttcctcgtcctcgtcgtcctcaTGCCGCAAATGGCGTCCCCGGGCAAGCTTCCACGCTTCACCATGGGCCCGAGGACGAATAAGCAGCTCCGGGACTTCTTCAAGAACCATGGGTCGGACATGGCCGACCTCGTCCCGTCGGGCCAGGGCGGCCATGAGCAGGGTGGAGGCAGCTCCTCCAACGGGCAGAGCcagcagggcggcggcgacagcggcggcggcggcggtggcggcaaccaGGCCCCGGCCACCAACGCCGGCATGTACGTCTTCAGCTACGGCATCGGCACGCCACCGCAGCAAGTCTCCGGCGCGCTCGACATCTCCAGCGACCTCGTGTGGACCGCGTGCGGCGCCACGGCGCCGTTCAACCCGGTGCGCTCCACCACGGTGGCCGACGTGCCATGCACGGACGACGCGTGCCAGCAGTTCGCTCCGCAGAcgtgcggcgccggcgccggcgccggcgcctccgaGTGCGCCTACACCTAcatgtacggcggcggcggcgccaacacCACCGGGCTCCTCGGCACCGAGGCGTTCACGTTCGGCGACACCCGCATCGACGGCGTGGTCTTCGGGTGCGGACTCAAGAACGTCGGCGACTTCAGCGGCGTGTCCGGCGTGATCGGCCTCGGCAGGGGCAACCTCTCCCTCGTCTCGCAGCTCCAGGTCGACCGCTTCTCCTACCACTTCGCCCCCGACGACTCCGTCGACACCCAGAGCTTCATCCTCTTCGGCGACGACGCCACGCCGCAGACCAGCCACACCCTCTCCACCCGGCTCCTCGCCAGCGACGCCAACCCGAGCCTCTACTacgtcgagctcgccggcatCCAGGTCGACGGCAAGGACCTCGCCATCCCGAGCGGGACGTTCGATCTCCGGAATAAGGACGGCTCCGGCGGCGTGTTCCTGAGCATCACCGACCTCGTCACCGTCCTGGAGGAAGCAGCGTACAAGCCTCTGAGGCAGGCGGTGGCGAGCAAGATAGGGCTGCCCGCCGTCAACGGCTCGGCGCTCGGGCTCGACCTGTGCTACACCGGCGAGTCGCTGGCCAAGGCGAAGGTGCCGTCCATGGCGCtcgtcttcgccggcggcgccgtcatgGAGCTGGAGTTGGGGAACTACTTCTACATGGACTCGACCACCGGGCTAGCGTGCCTGACGATCCTGCCGtcgtcggccggcgacgggtCGGTCCTCGGCAGCCTGATCCAGGTAGGCACGCACATGATGTACGACATCAATGGCTCGAAGCTGGTGTTCGAGTCGTTGGCGcaggcggccgcgccgccgccgtcggggtcATCCCAACAAACTTCGTCGAAGACGAACCAACAagcgggcgggcggcgctcgGCGTCTGCCCCGCCACCGCTGATCTCGCCGGCGGTATTCGTGATCCATTTCATGTTGGTCGTGGTATACATGTTTTTGTGA
- the LOC127757135 gene encoding protein S-acyltransferase 8-like, with product MAQPQPQSQRQRVYEAWKGNNRFFFGGRLIFGPDAKSLLFSVALIFVPVAVFCAFVARHLRHQFPAYNAGYAILAVAIVLAIYVLSLLFITAAQDPGIVPRASHPPEEEFHYDNLSLADTPGRLVFPRVKDVMVNGVPVKVKYCETCMVFRPPRCSHCSICNNCVERFDHHCPWVGQCIGKRNYRYFFLFVSSASILCIYVFAMSALYIKILMDGDYPTVWKALKHSPASLALLIYCFICLWFVGGLTGFHTYLISTNQTTYENFRYRADGRPNAYDRGCMNNFLEVFYTKVPPSKHKFREPIQEEARAPPANRAVEREEEPVGARTKVEDDLDIGGDLLKISQRHNYDGIDIEMGGGDRNSRNEAVSNSKLISKTDAQAPTVEDEVQHPSRGERSRSSDLASEGITTSAPVSKPAFPFRREAL from the exons AtggcgcagccgcagccgcagtcGCAGCGGCAGCGCGTCTACGAAGCCTGGAAGGGGAATAAT AGGTTCTTCTTTGGTGGTCGGCTAATATTTGGACCTGATGCTAAATCCCTGCTTTTTTCTGTTGCACTGATTTTTGTCCCGGTTGCGGTCTTCTGTGCGTTTGTAGCACGGCATCTTCGTCATCAATTTCCTGCATACAATGCAGGGTACGCAATTCTTGCCGTAGCAATAGTGTTGGCAATCTAT GTGCTTTCGTTACTTTTCATCACCGCAGCTCAGGATCCTGGTATTGTACCTCGTGCATCTCATCCACCAGAAGAAGAGTTTCACTATGACAATTTATCTCTTGCGGACACACCTGGCAGACTAGTCTTCCCTCGTGTAAAAGATGTTATGGTAAATGGGGTGCCTGTGAAGGTCAAGTACTGTGAAACTTGCATGGTTTTTCGGCCTCCTCGGTGTTCGCACTGTTCCATTTGCAACAATTGCGTGGAACGGTTTGACCATCATTGCCCCTGGGTAGGGCAATGCATTGGAAAG CGCAATTACCGATACTTTTTCCTATTTGTTTCTTCGGCGAGTATCCTATGCATTTATGTATTTGCTATGTCAGCATTGTACATAAAGATTCTCATGGATGGAGACTATCCCACAGTGTGGAAGGCTTTGAAACACTCCCCTGCTTCTCTTGCATTGCTAATATATTGTTTCATCTGTCTTTGGTTTGTTGGTGGACTCACAGGATTTCATACATATCTCATCAGCACAAACCAG ACCACATATGAAAATTTCCGGTACAGAGCAGATGGCAGACCAAATGCCTATGATCGAGGATGTATGAATAACTTTCTAGAAGTCTTCTATACTAAGGTTCCACCTTCCAAACACAAGTTCAGGGAACCTATACAAGAGGAAGCGCGAGCTCCACCAGCTAACCGTGCtgtggagagagaagaagagccGGTTGGTGCTCGGACAAAAGTGGAAGATGACCTTGACATAGGTGGTGATCTCTTGAAGATCTCACAACGACATAATTATGATGGCATTGATATTGAAATGGGAGGTGGAGACAGAAATAGTAGGAATGAGGCTGTCTCAAACTCCAAATTGATATCAAAGACGGATGCACAAGCTCCTACAGTGGAAGATGAGGTACAGCACCCGAGTCGGGGTGAAAGAAGTCGAAGTTCGGACCTCGCATCAGAAGGCATCACAACAAGTGCTCCAGTCTCCAAACCTGCATTCCCATTTCGGAGAGAAGCTCTTTAG
- the LOC127784450 gene encoding DNA polymerase alpha catalytic subunit: protein MDEGSADAGASGRRSRARGSEAVARSAALERLRAIRDGGARAAAAVQVRIEAPIYDTVAEEDYAALVARRRKDAGAFIVDDDGLGYADDGREEDWTHRTIHSSSDEGSDGEDGAPRKRKQPRPQSKRPPQQSAAAASLSAAAAMMGKQRLSSMFTSSVFRKPGSDRGRDSSLAADSIVDDVIAEFAPDDNDREERRRRVGRVCAPAPAPTTTAHIKAENVAVDTAMAFRSDNVFEAHEVSDHGNDMDMELKPDVEMEPKLDTPLGASAELANNSNSLEEPKQEANGEVKIEKVHRLNAKIKTEDSRNGDMASATAGWMKICGDGDNAGGEGAVAANSNTGVDESSEFELKDGALPFYILDAYEEPFGANSGTVYLFGKVEVGKRFHSCCVVVKNMQRCIYAIPSSSIFPRDTISRLEKNSTTSDSSPSLRASLHELASGLKSEIADKLSDFNVSNFAMTPVKRNYAFERTDLPNGEQYVLKINYPYKDPALPTDLRGQHFHALLGTNNSALELLLIKRKIKGPSWLSISKFVACPATQRVSWCKFEVTVDSPKDISVLMTSTTLEVPPVVVAAVNLKTIINEKHNVHEIVSVSVICCHCVKIDSPMRSEDWQKRGMLSHFTVMRKLEGSIFPIGLSKESSDRNQKAGSNVLALESSERALLNRLMIELSKLDCDVLVGHNISGFDLDVLLHRAQTCKVPSNMWSKIGRLRRSVMPRLTKGNTLYGSGASPGIMSCIAGRLLCDTYLCSRDLLKEVSYSLTQLAETQLKKERKEVSPHDIPPMFQSSGALLKLVEYGETDACLALELMFHLSVLPLTRQLTNISGNLWGKTLQGARAQRVEYLLLHAFHARKFIVPDKFARSKEFNSTKRKMNPDTEAARPDEADPSIDDEGHHVDQGKTKKGPSYAGGLVLEPKKGLYDKYVLLLDFNSLYPSIIQEYNICFTTVDRSADGNVPNLPASKTTGVLPELLKSLVERRRMVKSWLKTASGLKRQQFDIQQQALKLTANSMYGCLGFSNSRFYAKPLAELITLQGREILQNTVDLVQNNLNLEVIYGDTDSIMIHTGLDDISRAKGIAGKVIQEVNKKYRCLEIDLDGIYKRMLLLKKKKYAAIKVALDGSLRENIERKGLDMVRRDWSLLSKEIGDFCLNQILSGGSCDDVIESIHSSLVQVQEQMRGGQTELEKYIITKSLTKAPEDYPDAKNQPHVQVALRLKQNGYSGCSAGDTVPYIICSQQDSESTHSGGIAQRARHPEELKRNPDKWMIDIDYYLSQQIHPVVSRLCASIQGTSPARLAECLGLDSSKFQSRLTESDNQDMSSTLLSVIDDEDERYRGCEPLRLSCPSCSTTFDCPPVSSLIIGSSSGNVSNPNEGNDASINFWRRMRCPRCPDDTDESRVSPAVLANQMKRQADSFINLYYKGLLMCDDEGCKYSTHSVNLRVMGDSERGTICPNYPRCNGHLVRQYTEADLYRQLSYFCYVVDATRCLEKLDQKARLPFEKEFAALSQTINLALMEVQKIRDRCAFGWVQLKDLAISI, encoded by the exons ATGGATGAGGGATCCGCGGATGCGggcgcctccggccgccgctcgcgcgcccGGGGCtccgaggcggtggcgcggtccGCGGCACTCGAGCGCCTCCGCGCGATCCGCGATGggggcgcccgcgccgccgccgccgtccaggtGAGGATTGAGGCCCCGATCTACGACACCGTCGCCGAGGAGGACTAcgccgcgctcgtcgcccgccgccggaaGGACGCGGGGGCCTtcatcgtcgacgacgacggcctggGCTACGCCGACGACGGGCGGGAGGAGGACTGGACCCACCGCACCATCCACTCCTCCTCCGACGAGGGCTCcgacggcgaggatggcgcCCCCCGGAAGCGGAAGCAGCCGCGTCCGCAGTCGAAGCGCCCGCCTCAgcagtccgccgccgcggcgtccctctctgccgccgccgccatgatggGGAAGCAACGACTCTCTTCCATGTTCACCTCCTCCGTGTTTAGGAAGCCTGGCAGCGACCGCGGTAGGGACTCGTCGCTGGCGGCCGACAGCATCGTGGATGACGTCATCGCGGAGTTCGCTCCCGACGACAATGACCGcgaggagcggcgccgccgcgttggTAGGGTTTGTGCCCCGGCGCCAGCGCCAACAACAACTGCTCACATCAAGGCTGAAAATGTGGCAGTCGATACGGCAATGGCGTTCAGATCGGATAATGTTTTCGAGGCCCATGAGGTTTCAGATCATGGAAATGATATGGATATGGAATTGAAGCCAGACGTGGAAATGGAGCCCAAATTGGACACACCTCTTGGTGCTAGTGCTGAATTGGCGAATAATAGTAACAGCCTGGAGGAACCGAAGCAGGAGGCTAATGGGGAGGTTAAGATAGAGAAGGTGCATCGTCTGAATGCTAAGATTAAGACGGAGGACAGCCGGAATGGGGATATGGCTAGTGCAACAGCAGGGTGGATGAAGATATGCGGGGATGGGGACAATGCAGGAGGTGAGGGAGCGGTGGCTGCTAACAGCAACACCGGCGTGGATGAAAGCTCAGAATTTGAGCTGAAGGATGGAGCGCTGCCATTCTACATATTGGATGCATACGAGGAGCCTTTTGGTGCTAATTCGGGCACAGTATATTTGTTTGGAAAG GTTGAAGTAGGCAAGCGGTTCCACAGTTGCTGTGTGGTTGTAAAGAATATGCAAAGGTGCATATATGCTATTCCAAGCAGTTCAATCTTCCCAAGGGACACCATATCAAGGCTAGAGAAGAATTCCACTACTTCTGATTCTTCTCCATCACTTCGAGCAAGTCTACAT GAGTTAGCATCAGGATTGAAGAGCGAAATAGCTGATAAGTTGTCAGACTTCAACGTGTCAAATTTTGCAATGACTCCAGTCAAG AGGAACTATGCATTTGAGAGGACTGATCTACCAAATGGGGAGCAGTATGTCTTGAAGATAAATTACCCATATAAG GATCCGGCGCTACCTACAGACCTTCGAGGTCAACATTTCCATGCATTACTTGGGACGAACAATAG TGCTCTTGAATTGCTTCTCATCAAAAGGAAGATCAAGGGGCCTTCATGGCTTTCGATCTCCAAATTTGTGGCATGTCCAGCTACTCAGCGG GTCAGCTGGTGTAAATTTGAAGTTACAGTTGATAGTCCCAAAGACATATCTGTTTTGATGACAAGTACCACGTTAGAAGTTCCTCCTGTCGTGGTTGCAGCAGTTAATCTTAAAACTATCATAAATGAGAAACACAATGTGCATGAAATTGTGTCAGTATCAGTCATATGCTGTCACTGTGTGAAA ATAGATAGTCCAATGCGTTCTGAAGATTGGCAGAAACGGGGAATGCTCAGCCATTTTACTGTTATGCGCAAGCTTGAAGGCAGTATATTTCCTATAGGCCTCTCCAAGGAATCCTCTGATAGGAACCAGAAGGCTGGTAGCAATGTGCTGGCACTCGAGAGCAG TGAACGTGCATTGTTAAACCGCTTGATGATCGAGCTTAGCAAACTTGATTGCGATGTACTTGTGGGACACAATATTTCTGGATTTGACTTGGACGTCCTTTTGCACCGTGCACAG ACTTGCAAAGTACCAAGCAATATGTGGTCCAAGATTGGTCGTCTTAGGCGCTCAGTAATGCCCAGACTCACCAAAGGGAACACACTTTATGGGTCTGGGGCAAGTCCAGGAATTATGTCCTGCATTGCTGGTCGTCTCCTCTGTGATACCTACTTATGCTCTCGCGATCTCCTGAAGGAG GTGAGTTATTCTTTGACACAACTTGCAGAAACACAATTGAAAAAGGAGAGGAAAGAGGTCTCTCCACATGATATTCCCCCAATGTTCCAATCTTCAGGAGCACTTCTCAAGCTG GTTGAATATGGCGAGACTGATGCATGTCTTGCTTTGGAGCTCATGTTTCATTTGAGTGTTCTCCCGCTTACACGCCAATTGACAAATATCAGCGGTAACCTGTGGGGAAAAACTCTCCAG GGTGCTAGAGCTCAAAGGGTAGAGTATCTTCTGTTGCATGCATTCCATGCAAGAAAATTTATTGTACCGGACAAGTTTGCACGCAGTAAAGAGTTTAACTCTACAAAACGAAAAATGAACCCTGATACCGAGGCTGCAAGACCTGATGAAGCTGATCCTTCAATTGATGACGAGGGACATCATGTTGATCAAGGTAAAACGAAAAAAGGTCCTTCATATGCTGGTGGCTTGGTTTTGGAGCCTAAAAAGGGTCTATATGACAAGTATGTGCTACTTCTGGACTTTAACagcctttacccttcgataatTCAG GAATACAATATCTGCTTTACTACTGTTGACCGTTCTGCTGATGGCAATGTCCCTAATTTGCCCGCTTCAAAGACCACTGGTGTTTTGCCTGAG TTGCTAAAGAGTTtggtggagaggagaagaaTGGTTAAATCATGGCTTAAGACTGCTTCTGGTCTCAAAAGGCAGCAGTTTGACATCCAACAGCAAGCTTTGAAGCTTACCGCAAATAG CATGTATGGCTGCTTGGGCTTTTCCAATTCCAGGTTTTATGCAAAGCCACTTGCTGAGCTTATTACACTGCAA GGAAGAGAGATATTGCAAAACACTGTTGATCTGGTTCAGAATAACTTAAATTTGGAG GTTATCTACGGTGACACAGACTCTATAATGATACATACTGGTCTGGATGACATCTCCAGGGCAAAAGGAATTGCAGGAAAAGTCATTCAGGAG GTGAATAAAAAATACCGCTGTCTGGAGATTGATCTCGATGGTATATACAAAAGAATGCTGCTTCTCAAAAAGAAGAAATATGCTGCCATTAAAGTTGCATTAGATGGTAGCTTACGAGAG AACATTGAGCGCAAGGGACTTGATATGGTCAGACGTGACTGGAGTTTGCTGTCAAAAGAAATTGGAGATTTTTGCCTGAATCAAATTTTGTCTGGAGG GTCATGTGATGACGTTATCGAGTCAATCCATAGTTCTCTCGTGCAG GTGCAAGAGCAGATGAGAGGTGGCCAAACagaattagaaaaatatatcattacaaAGAGCTTAACAAAAGCACCAGAAGATTATCCAGATGCTAAAAACCAACCTCATGTTCAG GTTGCTTTAAGACTGAAGCAAAATGGTTATTCTGGGTGCTCTGCAGGTGATACAGTTCCCTATATAATTTGCTCTCAACAG GATTCAGAGAGTACACATTCAGGAGGAATAGCTCAAAGAGCTAGACATCCAGAGGAGCTGAAAAGAAACCCTGACAAATGGATGATTGATATTGACTACTATTTATCGCAGCAG ATTCATCCTGTAGTTTCCCGTCTGTGTGCTTCGATCCAGGGCACCAGCCCAGCTCGCCTGGCTGAATGCCTTGGGCTTGATTCATCCAAG TTCCAATCAAGATTGACTGAGTCTGATAATCAAGATATGTCTAGCACGCTCTTATCTGTaattgatgatgaagatgagag ATATCGTGGTTGTGAGCCCCTGCGATTATCATGCCCAAGCTGTTCTACTACCTTTGACTGCCCCCCTGTGTCTAGTCTGATTATTGGTTCTAGCTCTGGAAATGTATCAAATCCAAATGAAGGAAATGATGCTTCCATTAATTTTTGGCGTCGGATGCGGTGCCCAAGATGTCCAGATGACACTGATGAGTCCAGAGTTTCTCCTGCAGTACTTGCAAACCAG ATGAAAAGGCAGGCTGATAGTTTCATCAATCTATATTATAAAGGTTTACTGATG TGTGATGATGAGGGTTGCAAATACTCAACGCACAGTGTGAACCTTAGAGTGATGGGGGACTCTGAGAGAGGAACCATCTGCCCCAACTACCCACGCTGCAATGGCCACCTAGTGAGACAG TATACGGAGGCAGATCTATACAGGCAATTGTCATACTTTTGCTATGTAGTTGATGCAACTCGATGTCTTGAGAAG TTGGACCAGAAGGCACGGCTTCCTTTTGAGAAAGAATTTGCGGCATTAAGCCAAACTATTAACTTGGCATTAATGGAGGTTCAGAAAATCCGAGACAGATGTGCATTTGGCTGGGTTCAGTTGAAGGATCTTGCAATATCAATCTGA